Genomic segment of Nonomuraea helvata:
GCTGGTCATGGAGAAGCGCTTCACGGTCGTCCCCAGGGGCGTCGCGCTGGTGATCGGCTGCAACACGTTCCCGACCTGGAACGCGTACCCGGGGCTGTTCGCCTCGCTCGTCACCGGCAACCCGGTGATCGTCAAGCCGCACCCGCGCGCGGTGCTGCCGCTCGCGATCACCGTGCAGATCGCCCGCGAGGTGCTGGCCGAGGCGGGCTTCGACCCCGCGCTGGTCTCGCTGGCGGTGGAGGAGGGCCGGGGGCTGGCCAGGACGCTCGCCACCCATCCCGACATCCGCGTCGTCGACTTCACCGGCTCGACGGAGTTCGGCGGCTGGCTGGAGGAGAACGCCCGCCAGGCGCTCGTGCACACCGAGAAGGCGGGGGTCAACACGATCGTCGTCGACTCCACCGACTCGTGGCGCGGCATGCTGGGCAACCTGGCGTTCTCGCTGGCGCTCTACAGCGGCCAGATGTGCACGGCGCCGCAGAACATCCTGGTGCCTGCGGGCGGCATCGAGACCGACGAGGGGCACAAGAGCTTCGACGACGTCTGCGCCGGGCTCGCGGGCGCCGTCGGCAAGCTGCTCGGGGACGACGCCCGGGCCGTCGAGCTGACCGGGGCCATCGTCAACCCGGACGTGCTGGCCCGGGTGGAGGACGCGTCGTCTCTCGGCGAGGTGGTGCTGGAGTCGCGCGCCCTGAAGCACCCGTCGTTCCCGGACGCGGTGGTGCGGACGCCGGTGATCGTGAAGGTCTCCCCGGACGAGGCCGAGGTCTACGGACGCGAGCACTTCGGGCCGATCTCGTTCGTCATCCCGACGGGATCGACGCAGGAGAGCCTCGACGTGCTGCGCCGCACCATCAAGGCCAGGGGCGCGCTCACCGCCGCCGCCTACTCGACCTCCTCCGACGTGCTCGACGAGGCCGAACGGGCCGCCATCGACGCGGGCGTCAACCTGTCGTGCAACCTGACGGGCGGGATCTTCGTCAACCAGTCGGCCGCCTTCAGCGACTACCACGGCACCGGCGCCAACCCGGCCGCCACCGCCTCGCTCACCGACCCCGGCTACGTGGCGGGCCGCTTCCACATGGTCCAGTCCCGCCGCCCGGCATGACCTCACCCGCGCTTGCCCGCCGCCTGGAGTGCGCCGGGACGTGTGGGGCAGTGGGTCGCGCGGAGGAGGGGTGACCGCTTTCCTGGAGGAGGGGTGATGGCCAAGCCGTTCGCTTCGTCGGCGGATCTCGCGGAGAAGGAGCAGTCGCTGGAGGTGCTCGCCGAGGGCGTGTACGCGCTCACGGCCGAGGGCGACCCGAACGTGGGCGCCGTCGAGGGCGAGGACTTCCTCGTGTGCTTCGAGGCGCTGGCGACGCCCGTGGCCGCTCGCCAGTGGCTGGCCAGGCTGCGCGAGCACACCGCCAAGCCGGTCAGGTACCTGGTGCTGTCGCACTACCACGCGGTCAGGGTGCTGGGCGCGTCGGCGTTCGGCGCGGACGTGATCGTGACGCACGACAAGACCCGCGAGCTGATCGCCGAGCGCGGCGAGCAGGACTGGGCCAGCGAGTACGCCAGGATGCCCCGCCTGTTCAAGGAGCCCGGGTCGATCCCGGGGCTGACGTGGCCGACGGCGACGTTCAGCGACGCGTTCACCATCGACCTGGGCGGCGACAGGGGCGACCTGGTGCTGGCCCACTGCGGCCGGGGGCACACCGAGGGCGACCTGGTGGCCTGGCTGCCCAGGCAGCGCGTCATGTTCGCCGGCGACCTCGTCGAGTCCCAGGCCGCCCTCTACACCGGCGACGCCTTCCACCGCGACTGGGCTGCGGCGACCCTCGACAAGGTGGCGTCGTTCGGGGCGGAGACGCTGGTCGGCGGCAGGGGGGCGGTGGCGCGCGGCAAGGAGGGCGTGGACGCGGCCATCGCTCAGACGCGCGACTTCCTGACGGTGATGCTGCGCGAGGTGGGCGCGGCGGGAACGCTCAAGGAGGCGTTCGAGCGCACGCACGCGGCGCTGGAGCCGAGATACGGGTCCTGGCCGATCTTCGAGCACTGCCTGCCGTTCAACGTCTCCAGGCTCTGGGACGAGCTGCACGGCGTCGAGCGGCCGCGCATCTGGACCGCCGAGCGCGACCGCGAGGTCTGGGACCAGCTGCAGTCATGAACGCCCAGGTCATCGTCGTCGGAGCGGGTCCGGTCGGGCAGAGCGCCGCGCTGCTGCTGGCCCGCTGGGGCATCCAGGTGCTCGTGCTCGACGCGCGGGCGAAGCGCGACTCCACCGGGTCGAAGTCCATCTGCCAGCAGCGCGACGTGCTCGACATCTGGGCCGCCGCCGGCGCGGGCAAGATCGCGGACGAGGGCCTGGCCTGGACCACCGCCCGCACGTACTACCGCGACCGCGAGCTGTTCTCCTGGCAGTTCGAGCGCGAGGGGCCGTTGCCGGCCTGCGTGAACATCTCGCAGACCCGCACCGAGCAGATCCTGGACGAGGCCGTCGCTGCGCAGCCGCTCATCGAGGTGCGCTGGAACCACGAGGTCACCGGGCTCACCCAGGACGGCTCGGGTGTGACGGTCCAGTGCGGCCAGCGGCTGCTGCGCGCGCCCTACGTGCTCGTCTGCGCCGGCGCGAGGGCCCAGCGGGTACGCCAGGCGCTCGGCGTCACGTTCGACGGGGAGACGTTCGACGACCAGTTCCTGATCTGCGACATCAAGGCGGACCTGCCCGGCTGGGAGAACGAGCGCCGCTTCTACTTCGACCCCGTCTGGAACCCGGGCCGCCAGGTGCTGATCCATCCCTGTCCGGGAGGCACGTTCAGGATCGACTGGCAGATCGCGCCCGACTTCATCCCAACAAAAGTCGATATTTCGCGAAAAGTCCGGCAGATCATCGGCGACCGGCCGTACGAGCTGCTCTGGCACAGCACGTACCGCTTCCACTCCCGCCTCGCCTCCCGCATGCGCGTCGGCCGGGTCCTGCTGGCCGGTGACTGCGCCCACCTGGTGGCCCCGTTCGGCGCCCGGGGGCTCAACTCCGGCGTGCCCGACGCCGAGAACGCGGCCTGGAAGCTGGCCTTCGCGCTCAACGGCTGGGCCGGGCCGGGGCTGCTGGAGTCGTACCACGCCGAGCGGCACGCGGCCGCGCTGGAGAACCTCGAGATCACCGCCGCGACCATGCGCTTCCTCGTGCCGAGGACCGTGGAGGAGCGCATGCGCAGGCGGGCCGCGCTGGAGGGCGGCCTGATGGCGGAGGTGGACTCGGGGCGGTTCGCGGAGCCGTACTGGTACGTGGACTCGCCGCTGACAACGCCCGAGCCGACGCGGCCGTTCGGGGGCAGGCCGCCGAAGGGAGCGCCGTGCGGGCCCGCGCCCGGTGTGATCCTGCCTGACATGCGGCTTCCCGGCGGGAGGCTGCGGGAGCTCTGCCGTGACGGTTTCCTGCTCCTACTGGGTGAAATGTGCGATTCGCGTTTGTTTGTGCAGGTCCTGGGCAAGGTCACTACGGCGCCCCTCGCTGTGCGCGGGCTCGCCGAGATCGACGGGCTCGCCGAGAGGCTCGGCGCCGGACCGGATGAGGCATGGCTCATCCGGCCCGATTCTCACATCGCTGCGATCATCCCCCATGCGGGTCCGGAGTCGGTGACGGACGCGTTCCGCCGCGCGCTCGGTGAAGAGGAGGAGACTGCGTGACTGGCCGTAGTTCGTTTCTGATCGTCGCGAACCGCTTGCCGGTGGACCGGACGATCGAGCCTGACGGAACGGCCTCGTGGCGCAGGAGCCCAGGAGGGCTCGTCACCGCGATCGCACCGGTGATGCAGCGCCGCCACGGGGCCTGGCTCGGCTGGCACGGAGCCGCCGACGAGAAGCTGGAGCCGTTGGAACAGGGCGGCATGAACCTCATCCCGATCCCGCTCTCGGCCGAGGAGGTGGAGCTCTACTACGAGGGCTTCTCCAACGCCACCCTGTGGCCGCTCTACCACGACGTGGTCGCGCCGCCCGTCTACCACCGGCCGATGTGGGACGCGTACCGCGCCGTCAACGAGCGCTTCGCGAACGCCGCCGCCGAGGTCGCCGAGAAGGGGGCGGTGGTCTGGGTGCAGGACTACCAGCTCCAGCTCGTCCCGGCCATGCTCCGCAAGCTGAGGCCCGACCTGCGGATCGGGTTCTTCCTGCACATCCCGTTCCCGCCGACCGAGCTGTTCTGGCGGCTGCCGTGGCGCAAGGAGCTCGTCGAAGGGCTGCTCGGGGCCGACCTGGTGGGCTTCCAGCTGCCCGGTGGGGCCTCCAACTTCCGCCGGCTGTGCCGGAGGCTGCTCGGGCTGCCGTACAAGGGGAACGAGATCTTCCTCGACGACCGGGTCGTGACCACGCAGGCCTTCCCCATCTCCGTGGACTTCGGGCAGCTCGACGCGCTGGTGCGCGACCCGCAGATCATGGCGCGGGCCAAGGAGATCAGGGTGGAGCTGGGCGACCCCGAGCACGTGCTGCTCGGCGTCGACAGGCTCGACTACACCAAGGGGATCGGGCAGCGGCTGGAGGCGTTCGGCGAGCTGCTCAACGACGGGCAGCTGAAGACGAACGAGGCCGTGTTCGTGCAGATCGCCACGCCCAGCAGGGAGCGGGTGGAGGAGTACAAGCGGCTGCGTGACGACATCGAGCTGCAGGTCGGGCGGATCAACGGCGAGCACGCGCAGCTCGGCTACCAGCCGGTCCAGTATTTCCACCAGTCGTACGACCACTCCGAGCTGGCCGCGCTCTACCTCGCCGCCGACGTCATGGTCGTGACCCCGCTGCGCGACGGCATGAACCTGGTGGCCAAGGAGTACGTCTCCTGCCACCACGACCTGCACGGCGCGCTGGTGCTCAGCGAGTTCGCCGGGGCCGCCGACGAGCTGCGCCAGGCCTACCTGGTCAACCCGTACGACGTGGAGGACGTCAAGCGGCAGATGCTGGCCGCGATGCGGGCCACGCCGCACGAGCTGGCCCGGCGGATGCGCACGATGCGCCGCCGGGTGGCCACCTACGACGTGGACCGCTGGGCCAGCGAGTTCCTCAGTGCCCTGGAGTCACCTGCTTCACAGACTTCCATGCGTCATAGCGCTTCTTGGCGGTCCGGTTGACCACGATCTGCGCCACGGACATGCCGACACCCATGAGGACGGCGTAGCCGATCGCCTCGCCCATGCTGACCTCGGGCGAGTCTGTGTCGAGAGGCGGCTCCTTGCCGGTCGCCTTCACCCAGACGAACCCGAGGATCTTCCTCGCCGCCCAGGCGGTCGCCAGCCCCGTCAGACCGCCGATGACGCGCCAGGCGATATCGGGCTTGTCCTCCGCCATGCCGATCTCCCTTCCCCTTTGTAACGAACACTAGTCTGTACCGCTTGTCACGCCTGCGAAGCCGTACCATAAGGAGGCATGACTCAACAGCGACTACGCCATGCCTCCATGCCGGAAAAACCGTCTCTCGACGGCTTGGAGCAGGTATGGGTAGCGCGCTGGGAGGAGCAGGGCACCTACCGCTTCGACCGCTCCAAGTCGCGCGAGCAGGTCTACGCCATCGACACGCCGCCGCCGACCGTCTCCGGTTCGCTGCACGTCGGTCATGTCTTCTCCTTCACCCACACCGACATCATGGCCCGCTACCGGCGGATGACCGGCAAGGCGGTCTTCTACCCGATCGGCTGGGACGACAACGGCCTGCCCACCGAGCGCCGGGTGCAGAACGTCTACGGTGTGCGCTGTGATCCGTCGCTGCCTTACGATCCGGACTTCGTTCCACCAGACAAGCCCGGCAAACGCGAGGTCTCCATTTCGCGGCGCAATTTCGTGGAGCTGTGCCACAAGCTGACCGCCCTGGACGAGCAGGCGTTCGAGGAGGTCTGGCGGCGGGTCGGCCTGTCGGTCGACTGGTCGCTGCTCTACACCACGATCAGCGACGAGGCGCGGGCGGTCTCGCAGCGTGCGTTCCTGCGCAACCTGCTGCGCGGCGAGGCCTACCTCTCCGAGGCGCCGACGCTGTGGGACGTGACCTTCCGCACCGCCGTCGCCCAGGCGGAGCTGGAGGACCGCGAGTGGCCCGGCGCGTTCCACAAGATCTCGTTCTACGGCGAGAAGGGCCCGGTCTTCATCGAGACGACCAGGCCCGAGCTGATCCCCGCGTGCGTGGCGCTGGTCGCCCACCCTGACGACGAGCGCTACCAGCCGCTGTTCGGCACCTCGGTGCTGACGCCGCTGTTCGGGGTCGAGGTGCCGGTGCTGGCCCACCGGCTGGCCGAGCCCGACAAGGGCACCGGCATCGCGATGATCTGTACGTTCGGCGACATCACCGACGTCACCTGGTGGCGGGAGCTGCACCTGCCGACCCGGCCGGTCATCGGCTGGGACGGCCGGCTGCTGCCCGAGCCGCCCGAGGGCGTGGAGGCGGAGCCGTACAAGGAGCTGGCCGGCAAGACCGTGCACAGCGCGCGCGAGCGGATCGTGGAGCTGCTGCGCGAGTCCGGCGACCTCGAGGGCGACCCGAGGCCCGTCTCCCGCACGGTGAAGTTCTACGAGAAGGGCGACAAGCCGCTCGAGATCGTCACCACCCGCCAGTGGTACATCCGCAACGGCGGGCGCGACGAGGAGCTGCGCGCGCGCCTGCTCGGGCGCGGGAGCGAGCTGAGGTGGCACCCGCCGCACATGCGGGTGCGCTACGACAACTGGGTCGAGGGGCTCACCAGCGACTGGCTGATCTCGCGCCAGCGCTTCTTCGGCGTGCCGTTCCCGGTGTGGTATCCGATCGACGAGTCGGGCCAGCCCGTCCACGACGCGCCGATCGTGCCGTCGGAGGACATGCTGCCGGTCGATCCGTCCTCCGACGTGCCGCCCGGCTACACCGAGGACCAGCGCGGCGTGCCCGGCGGGTTCATGGCCGACCCCGACGTGATGGACACCTGGGCCACCTCGTCGCTGACGCCGCAGATCGCGGGCCGCTGGGGGACCGACGACGACCTGTTCAAGCGGGTCTTCCCGGCCGACCTGCGGCCGCAGGCCCACGAGATCATCCGCACCTGGCTGTTCTCGACCGTGGTCAGGTCGCACTACGAGTTCGGCGACCTGCCGTGGAGCGACGTCGCGATCTCCGGGTGGATCCTCGACCCCGACCGCAAGAAGATGTCCAAGTCCAAGGGCAACGTCGTCACCCCGCTCGCCCTGCTGGAGCAGCACGGCTCCGACGCGGTGCGCTACTGGGCGGCCAACGGCCGCTACGGCGTGGACACCGCGTTCGACGCCGGTCAGCTCAAGATCGGGCGGCGGCTGGCCATCAAGATCCTCAACGCGTCCAAGTTCGTGCTCGGGCTGGCCGAGAGCGAGGGCTCGGGATCGGGCAGGGTCACCGAGCCGCTCGACCTGTCCATGCTCGCGGCCCTGTCAGGCGTCGTACGCGAGGCCACGGAGGCGTTCGAGTCCTACGACCACACCAGGGTGCTGGAGGCCGTGGAGCGCTTCTTCTGGGCGTTCTGCGACGACTACCTGGAGCTGGTCAAGGCCCGGGCCTACGAGTCCGGCCCGGCCGCCGCCTCGGCCCACGCGGCGCTGCGGCAGGCGCTCGACGTGCTGCTGCGGCTGTTCGCGCCGTTCCTGCCCTTCGTCACAGAAGAGGTGTGGTCGTGGTGGCGCGAGGGCTCGGTGCACGGGGCCCCGTGGCCCGCTCTTCCGCCCGGGGCCGGGGACCCGGCCGTGCTGGCCGTGGCCTCCGAGGTGCTCGGCCAGGTGCGCAAGGCCAAGTCGGAGGCCAAGCTGTCCATGCGGGCCGAGGTCTCCAGGCTCACCGTCTCCGCGCCCGACGTCGGGCTTGTCCGCCAGGCTCAGGACGACCTTTGTGCCGCGGGCAACGTGGAGGAGTTCGTCCTGGAGTATGGTGACGAGCTGAGAACCGAGGTCCACCTGGGCTGACGTCCGGATGGCAGGACGCCGGGCCACCCCTTCCACGGGGCGGCCCGGCGTCCGTGCGTTTCACACGTCTCGGCTGATGTCTCGGTGGATGGTGAGGAAGAGCGAGTACGCCTGGCCGCCCGGATCCGGCTGCCGCTCGCGGAACTCGTCGAACAGCTCCTCCAACCGCCGGCGCAGCTCCGCGTGCCCCTCCTCGGTGAGCCTGAGCCCCAGCCTGGTGAGATTCGCCTCCTCGAGATCGACGAGCCGGACCTCCTCCAGGAACGCGTCCAGCATCGCCGCCCTGCTCCCTGTCACGCCGCTCTCGCGGACGTCCATCTCCCAGGACTTGCCGGTGGCCCGGTAGGGGATCTCGGTGGAGCCGCGCGGCCCCGGACGGCTGGGCTCGGCCGCGAGGAACCCCGTCTCGACCAGTTTGCGCACGTGGTGGAGCGTGGTGGCGGGGTTCGCGTCGAGGCGGCCGGCGATCTCCTTGTTGGTGAGCGCCTGGTCGAGGCAGAGCCGCAGGATGCGCAGTCGTACGGCTGAGGCGAGCGCGCGGGCCTCGGCCTCGGTGGCGGGGCGGCGTTTGGTGCCCATGGACCGCCAGCCTATAACCGGTTGATTTTTCTCAATGGGTCATGGATGCTGTGGCGGGTGAGCCTGCTCCGCGATCGTGACTTCCGTCTGCTGTTCCTCGCCGACACCGCCAGCCAGGCGGGCAGCCAGATCCTCCTGCTGGCCCTGCCGCTGGTGGCCGTGTTGGCGCTGCGGGCCTCGGAGGTCGAGGTGGGCGTGCTGGCGGCGTGCCAGACGCTGGCGTTCGTGGTGATCGGGCTGCCTGCCGGGGCTCTCGTCGACCGGCTGCGCAAGCGCGTGGTGATGGTGGTCGCCGACTGGGCGCGGGCGCTGGCGCTGGCCTCCGTGCCGGTGGCGTGGTGGCTGGACGTGCTCTCCATCTACCAGCTGTACGCGGTGGCGGTCGTGCTGGGCGTGTTCACCGTGTTCTTCGACGTCGCGTACCAGAGCTACCTGCCCCGCCTGGTCGAGCGCGAGCGGCTCGTCGAGGGCAACTCCACGCTGGAGATCGTCCGTACGGTGGCGCAGGTCGGCGGGCCCAGCGCGGGCGGCTACCTGATCCAGCTCCTCACCGCGCCCTTCGCGCTGGTCGCCACGGTGGCCGGGTTCGCTTGGTCGGCGCTGTGCCTTGGCACGATCCGCAGGCGCGAGGCCCGGCAGGAGGCGCGCCGCGCCCGCCTGGGCACGGAGATCGCCGAAGGCGTCAGGTTCGTGCTCGGCCACCCGCTGCTGCGACGCATCGCGGGCTGCACCGCCACCGCGAACCTGTTCGTGTCCGTCTCCCAGCCGATGATCCTGCTCCTCCTGGCCAGGGAGCTCGGCCTGGACGCGGGCGCGATCGGGCTGCTCATGGCCGCGGGCGGGTTCGGCGGGATCGCCGGCGCGCTGGCCAACGCCAGGATCGCCAGGCGGCTCGGGCAGGGGCCGGCAATGTGGCTGGGCATCGCCGTGCCGGCGCCGCTGGCGTTCGTGCTGCCGTGGATGGAGGCCGACTGGCGGCTCGGGCTCTTCGCGCTGTACGAGTTCAGCACCGGGGCCGGGGTGGTGCTGTACAACGTCACGCAGCTCAGCTTCCGCCAGGCCATCACGCCCGAGCCGCTGCTCGGCCGGATGAACGCCACCATGCGCTTCCTCGTCTGGGGCACCCTGCCGCTGGGCGGGCTGATCGGCGGCGCGCTGGGCGGGGCGATCGGGGTGCGCGACACGCTCATGGTCGCCGCGATCGGATCCTGCCTGGCGTTCCTGTGGCTGATCACTTCACCCCTGCGTACGATGCGTGAGCTGCCCGCCAGTAGTCACACCCTGGTGTAGGTAAGGTCTGCTCCTGGCTTTATCGGCGCGCATCCTGGGCGCGGACGTGCCAGTCTTGAACACGTGTTGTCCGACCGCCCCACCAAGCTCGTGCCGCCCGCGCTCGCCAAGATGGCCGCGTGGTGCGTGTGCCTGATCCTCGTCGGCGTGGTCGTCTACTTCTTCGCGCAGATCATCGCCCGGCTCACGTTCGTGGCGCTGCCCGTGGCGATCGCGCTGCTGCTGACCGCGCTGCTGTTCCCGCTGACCAACAGCCTTCGCCAGGCGGGCATGCGGCCCATCTACGCCACCTGGATCACCATGCTGGTGGCCCTGGCCATCCTCGTCGGCACGGGGTGGCTGGTCGGGGCGCGGGCCAGCGACGAGTTCCCCAACCTGGTCCAGCAGGTGCAGGCGACCGCGAGGTCGGTCCAGGACTGGCTGATCACGGGCCCGATCCACCTCAAAGAGGCGCAGATCACGAGCTACGTCGACGAGATCGCCAATATGGTCAACCAGCAGCGCACCGCCATCACCGGCACCGTGCTGACGGCCGGGGCGGTCGCCTTCGAGGTGCTCGCCTCCATCGTGCTGCTGCTGTTCGTGACGTTCTTCCTGCTCAAGGACGGCGACCGGATCTGGTCGTGGATCCTGAGGGGGTTCGGCGAGGTCGCGCCGCGCGTGGACCGGGCCGGGCGGGCCGCCTGGGCGACGCTCTCCCACTACGTGCAGGGCACGGTCGCCGTGGCCGCCGTGCACGGGCTGATCATGGGCATCGTGCTGGCGGGCATGGGCGTGCCGCTGTGGGCGCCGCTGGCCGTGCTGATCTTCTTCGCCAGCTTCATCCCCATCGTCGGCATCTTCTTCGCCGGTACGATCGCCACCCTCGTCACCCTGGGCGCCAAGGGCCTCGTCTACGCGCTGATCTTCCTGGGCATCCTCATCGTCGAGCAGCAGCTGGAGAACCACGTGCTCCAGCCCTTGATCGTAGGGCGGGCGCTCAACTTCCACCCGCTGGCGATCATCCTCGTGCTGGCCATCGGCGGCATCCTCGCGGGCATCGCGGGGGCCGCGGTGGCGGTGCCGGTGGCCGCGGTGATCTACCGGGCACTGCCTGAGCTCCGGCACAAACCCCCCGCCCTGCCACCGCCGCCCCATGAACACGCCCCTCCTGGGGAAGGGGGCGGCGAGGGCGGCGCACCTCCTGCGGGCGAGGCCGGTGAGCCGGGCGAGGAGAAGAACGCGAACGCCCCTGCCCGCCGCGAGGACGGCCGCGGGGTGGACACGGAGTAACCTCGTCACCCGTGACTCGTTCCTCCCTCACCGCCCCGCCGCCGCCCGGCATCCCCGTTCGCATGGGCACGACACTCCACCTGGGTGCCTGGTGCAACGGCATCACGGGCGGAAAGGCGTACCTTGAGGCTGAGAGGCGCATCGGCGCCCCCGACGAACACCAGGACTACGAGGTGACCCTTTGAGCGACGTCGAGGTCCTCATCCACCGGCTCGACGCGGAGCTGCCGATGCCCTCCTACGCCCATCCGGGAGACGCGGGCGCCGACCTCTACGCGGCCGAGGACGTCGAGCTGCTGCCCGGCGAGCGAGCCGTGGTCGGCACGGGGGTC
This window contains:
- the valS gene encoding valine--tRNA ligase; the protein is MTQQRLRHASMPEKPSLDGLEQVWVARWEEQGTYRFDRSKSREQVYAIDTPPPTVSGSLHVGHVFSFTHTDIMARYRRMTGKAVFYPIGWDDNGLPTERRVQNVYGVRCDPSLPYDPDFVPPDKPGKREVSISRRNFVELCHKLTALDEQAFEEVWRRVGLSVDWSLLYTTISDEARAVSQRAFLRNLLRGEAYLSEAPTLWDVTFRTAVAQAELEDREWPGAFHKISFYGEKGPVFIETTRPELIPACVALVAHPDDERYQPLFGTSVLTPLFGVEVPVLAHRLAEPDKGTGIAMICTFGDITDVTWWRELHLPTRPVIGWDGRLLPEPPEGVEAEPYKELAGKTVHSARERIVELLRESGDLEGDPRPVSRTVKFYEKGDKPLEIVTTRQWYIRNGGRDEELRARLLGRGSELRWHPPHMRVRYDNWVEGLTSDWLISRQRFFGVPFPVWYPIDESGQPVHDAPIVPSEDMLPVDPSSDVPPGYTEDQRGVPGGFMADPDVMDTWATSSLTPQIAGRWGTDDDLFKRVFPADLRPQAHEIIRTWLFSTVVRSHYEFGDLPWSDVAISGWILDPDRKKMSKSKGNVVTPLALLEQHGSDAVRYWAANGRYGVDTAFDAGQLKIGRRLAIKILNASKFVLGLAESEGSGSGRVTEPLDLSMLAALSGVVREATEAFESYDHTRVLEAVERFFWAFCDDYLELVKARAYESGPAAASAHAALRQALDVLLRLFAPFLPFVTEEVWSWWREGSVHGAPWPALPPGAGDPAVLAVASEVLGQVRKAKSEAKLSMRAEVSRLTVSAPDVGLVRQAQDDLCAAGNVEEFVLEYGDELRTEVHLG
- a CDS encoding trehalose-6-phosphate synthase — translated: MTGRSSFLIVANRLPVDRTIEPDGTASWRRSPGGLVTAIAPVMQRRHGAWLGWHGAADEKLEPLEQGGMNLIPIPLSAEEVELYYEGFSNATLWPLYHDVVAPPVYHRPMWDAYRAVNERFANAAAEVAEKGAVVWVQDYQLQLVPAMLRKLRPDLRIGFFLHIPFPPTELFWRLPWRKELVEGLLGADLVGFQLPGGASNFRRLCRRLLGLPYKGNEIFLDDRVVTTQAFPISVDFGQLDALVRDPQIMARAKEIRVELGDPEHVLLGVDRLDYTKGIGQRLEAFGELLNDGQLKTNEAVFVQIATPSRERVEEYKRLRDDIELQVGRINGEHAQLGYQPVQYFHQSYDHSELAALYLAADVMVVTPLRDGMNLVAKEYVSCHHDLHGALVLSEFAGAADELRQAYLVNPYDVEDVKRQMLAAMRATPHELARRMRTMRRRVATYDVDRWASEFLSALESPASQTSMRHSASWRSG
- a CDS encoding MFS transporter; the encoded protein is MSLLRDRDFRLLFLADTASQAGSQILLLALPLVAVLALRASEVEVGVLAACQTLAFVVIGLPAGALVDRLRKRVVMVVADWARALALASVPVAWWLDVLSIYQLYAVAVVLGVFTVFFDVAYQSYLPRLVERERLVEGNSTLEIVRTVAQVGGPSAGGYLIQLLTAPFALVATVAGFAWSALCLGTIRRREARQEARRARLGTEIAEGVRFVLGHPLLRRIAGCTATANLFVSVSQPMILLLLARELGLDAGAIGLLMAAGGFGGIAGALANARIARRLGQGPAMWLGIAVPAPLAFVLPWMEADWRLGLFALYEFSTGAGVVLYNVTQLSFRQAITPEPLLGRMNATMRFLVWGTLPLGGLIGGALGGAIGVRDTLMVAAIGSCLAFLWLITSPLRTMRELPASSHTLV
- the paaN gene encoding phenylacetic acid degradation protein PaaN, which encodes MFEQHRETLEKALSAIAERGYWSAFPESPSPRVYGEGAAERGKEAFESYLGKPFPLDQPGTGSWIGAERSPYGIDLGVTYPEPLVDDLIAAAKAALPAWRDAGPEARALACVEIVHRINQRSFELANAVQHTTGQAFVMAFQAGGPHAQDRALEAVAYGYAAMTSSASAARWEKPAKGDPLVMEKRFTVVPRGVALVIGCNTFPTWNAYPGLFASLVTGNPVIVKPHPRAVLPLAITVQIAREVLAEAGFDPALVSLAVEEGRGLARTLATHPDIRVVDFTGSTEFGGWLEENARQALVHTEKAGVNTIVVDSTDSWRGMLGNLAFSLALYSGQMCTAPQNILVPAGGIETDEGHKSFDDVCAGLAGAVGKLLGDDARAVELTGAIVNPDVLARVEDASSLGEVVLESRALKHPSFPDAVVRTPVIVKVSPDEAEVYGREHFGPISFVIPTGSTQESLDVLRRTIKARGALTAAAYSTSSDVLDEAERAAIDAGVNLSCNLTGGIFVNQSAAFSDYHGTGANPAATASLTDPGYVAGRFHMVQSRRPA
- a CDS encoding FAD-dependent monooxygenase, translated to MNAQVIVVGAGPVGQSAALLLARWGIQVLVLDARAKRDSTGSKSICQQRDVLDIWAAAGAGKIADEGLAWTTARTYYRDRELFSWQFEREGPLPACVNISQTRTEQILDEAVAAQPLIEVRWNHEVTGLTQDGSGVTVQCGQRLLRAPYVLVCAGARAQRVRQALGVTFDGETFDDQFLICDIKADLPGWENERRFYFDPVWNPGRQVLIHPCPGGTFRIDWQIAPDFIPTKVDISRKVRQIIGDRPYELLWHSTYRFHSRLASRMRVGRVLLAGDCAHLVAPFGARGLNSGVPDAENAAWKLAFALNGWAGPGLLESYHAERHAAALENLEITAATMRFLVPRTVEERMRRRAALEGGLMAEVDSGRFAEPYWYVDSPLTTPEPTRPFGGRPPKGAPCGPAPGVILPDMRLPGGRLRELCRDGFLLLLGEMCDSRLFVQVLGKVTTAPLAVRGLAEIDGLAERLGAGPDEAWLIRPDSHIAAIIPHAGPESVTDAFRRALGEEEETA
- a CDS encoding AI-2E family transporter; its protein translation is MLSDRPTKLVPPALAKMAAWCVCLILVGVVVYFFAQIIARLTFVALPVAIALLLTALLFPLTNSLRQAGMRPIYATWITMLVALAILVGTGWLVGARASDEFPNLVQQVQATARSVQDWLITGPIHLKEAQITSYVDEIANMVNQQRTAITGTVLTAGAVAFEVLASIVLLLFVTFFLLKDGDRIWSWILRGFGEVAPRVDRAGRAAWATLSHYVQGTVAVAAVHGLIMGIVLAGMGVPLWAPLAVLIFFASFIPIVGIFFAGTIATLVTLGAKGLVYALIFLGILIVEQQLENHVLQPLIVGRALNFHPLAIILVLAIGGILAGIAGAAVAVPVAAVIYRALPELRHKPPALPPPPHEHAPPGEGGGEGGAPPAGEAGEPGEEKNANAPARREDGRGVDTE
- a CDS encoding MBL fold metallo-hydrolase codes for the protein MAKPFASSADLAEKEQSLEVLAEGVYALTAEGDPNVGAVEGEDFLVCFEALATPVAARQWLARLREHTAKPVRYLVLSHYHAVRVLGASAFGADVIVTHDKTRELIAERGEQDWASEYARMPRLFKEPGSIPGLTWPTATFSDAFTIDLGGDRGDLVLAHCGRGHTEGDLVAWLPRQRVMFAGDLVESQAALYTGDAFHRDWAAATLDKVASFGAETLVGGRGAVARGKEGVDAAIAQTRDFLTVMLREVGAAGTLKEAFERTHAALEPRYGSWPIFEHCLPFNVSRLWDELHGVERPRIWTAERDREVWDQLQS
- a CDS encoding winged helix-turn-helix domain-containing protein, with translation MGTKRRPATEAEARALASAVRLRILRLCLDQALTNKEIAGRLDANPATTLHHVRKLVETGFLAAEPSRPGPRGSTEIPYRATGKSWEMDVRESGVTGSRAAMLDAFLEEVRLVDLEEANLTRLGLRLTEEGHAELRRRLEELFDEFRERQPDPGGQAYSLFLTIHRDISRDV
- a CDS encoding DUF4235 domain-containing protein translates to MAEDKPDIAWRVIGGLTGLATAWAARKILGFVWVKATGKEPPLDTDSPEVSMGEAIGYAVLMGVGMSVAQIVVNRTAKKRYDAWKSVKQVTPGH